One Silene latifolia isolate original U9 population chromosome 4, ASM4854445v1, whole genome shotgun sequence DNA segment encodes these proteins:
- the LOC141651488 gene encoding uncharacterized protein LOC141651488, with amino-acid sequence MWSLDDGITSVVQNAWSRPVFGTLVYKVVTKLKQLKQPLRALNRNKFSNIEKAVGVARKAKIDSSNGNENTRFFHNLIRYRQIHNRVMSIRGQDGILYHDPQEIETAFLTYYQSLLGTRQRTTPLHIPTMRCGKLVTENHKCLLLASVIAEGIKECIFSILLSLLVMMASQNPTSVLEFRPIACCNTIYKCLSKVICNRVSKIMPDIIKERQGGFVKGRNIVDNVLICQDLVRLYNRRAASPRCLVKTDLKKAYDSV; translated from the exons ATGTGGAGTCTTGATGATGGCATTACTAGTGTGGTGCAGAATGCCTGGAGCAGGCCTGTATTTGGTACTCTTGTGTATAAAGTGGTGACAAAGTTGAAGCAACTAAAGCAACCTTTGAGAGCCTTGAATAGGAATAAATTTTCTAATATTGAGAAGGCAGTGGGAGTAGCTCGG AAAGCTAAAATTGATTCGAGCAATGGGAATGAAAATACTAGATTCTTTCATAATCTTATTAGGTATAGGCAAATCCATAACAGAGTTATGAGTATAAGAGGGCAGGATGGGATCCTGTATCATGATCCACAGGAGATAGAAACTGCTTTTCTTACCTATTATCAGAGCTTATTGGGTACACGTCAACGTACTACTCCTCTGCATATTCCAACTATGAGGTGTGGGAAGCTGGTCACTGAGAATCATAAATGTCTTTTGCTAGCTTCTGTGATTGCTGAGGGAATTAAGGAGTGTATATTTTCCATACTACTAAGTCTCCTGGTCATGATGGCTTCTCAA AATCCTACTAGTGTTTTAGAGTTTAGACCCATAGCTTGTTGCAATACCATATACAAGTGTTTGTCTAAAGTGATTTGCAACCGAGTAAGTAAGATTATGCCTGATATAATCAAGGAAAGGCAAGGTGGTTTTGTGAAGGGGAGAAATATAGTTGATAATGTGCTAATTTGTCAAGACCTAGTAAGGTTGTACAATAGAAGGGCTGCTTCTCCTAGGTGCTTGGTTAAAACTGACCTTAAAAAAGCCTATGATTCAGTTTAA